In the Limanda limanda chromosome 10, fLimLim1.1, whole genome shotgun sequence genome, one interval contains:
- the LOC133011431 gene encoding protocadherin alpha-8-like encodes MGQRRGIYAWWVAFRFSVMLSCVVRVSAQIKYSVPEEVKVGSIVGYVAKDLGLDITSLDERRFRIVSGTVESQFEVHQNNGVLYVRKSIDREELCESASPCVVNLKIVAENPMEIHYVAVEIVDVNDHTPSFQEEEHVLEISESTVPGKRFQLPTAHDPDVGINTVRVYKLNHNEYFSIQIRERGEDKIPFLVLQKSLDREKHNEQKLILTAVDGGNPPRSGTLNVTIIVLDSNDNHPIFSQEVYSVTLPENVKAETTVITVTATDLDEGANGDIEYVFGGKIDRKIYDMFILDKDSGEIRVKGEIDFEQIEVFKLDVHATDKGQPPMSTDCRVIIKVLDENDNKPEIEVTSLSQMVSEDSKPGTVVSLISITDRDAGLNGKVICRLSDNVPFELKPSFQDNMYSLVLKNRLDRELVSHYDIELTATDCGQPPLSTFKTLSIDVSDVNDNNPQFLQNPIELYLVENNVPGNIIFSVTATDKDLNENAALTYNIVRGEGSQVKNAAFLSINSDNGQISALKSFDFETVKTFQFLVVASDSGTPSLSSNVTVNVFILDQNDNAPVILFPVSSNGSAEGVEEIPRNVNAGHLVTKVRSYDADIGYNGWLLFSLQQVTDHSLFGLDRYTGQIRTLRSFTETDEAEHKLLILVKDNGNVSLSATATVIVKVVEPKEAFAASDVKSSTKADEDNNVTFYLMITVGSVSALFLVSIIVLISMQCSKSTDYTSKYLPEPNYDGTLCHSIQYRSGDKRYMLVGPRMSIGSTIAPGSHANTLMLPDRRGMSGEVRA; translated from the coding sequence ATGGGACAAAGACGAGGAATATACGCCTGGTGGGTGGCCTTCCGTTTTTCTGTGATGCTGAGCTGCGTGGTGCGGGTTTCAGCTCAGATCAAATATTCTGTTccagaggaagtgaaggtgggATCTATTGTTGGATATGTCGCAAAGGATTTAGGACTCGACATCACTTCATTGGACGAAAGACGCTTTCGTATCGTCTCCGGAACCGTAGAGTCTCAGTTTGAAGTCCATCAGAACAATGGCGTGTTGTATGTGCGTAAAAGCATCGACCGAGAGGAGCTCTGTGAAAGCGCTTCGCCGTGTGTAGTAAACCTGAAAATAGTCGCTGAGAATCCGATGGAAATACATTATGTGGCAGTGGAAATCGTTGATGTAAACGACCATACACCAAGTTTTCAGGAGGAAGAACATGTATTAGAAATTTCTGAGTCTACTGTTCCCGGTAAACGCTTCCAGCTACCAACAGCTCACGACCCAGATGTTGGCATCAATACAGTACGTGTGTATAAATTAAACCATAACGAATATTTTAGCATACAAataagagagaggggagaggacaaGATACCATTCTTAGTTTTACAAAAGTCTCTAGATCGAGAAAAACATAATGAGCAAAAACTGATACTGACAGCGGTTGATGGTGGAAATCCACCGAGATCAGGGACTCTTAATGTCACAATCATAGTCTTAGATTCAAACGATAATCATCCTATATTTAGCCAAGAGGTGTATTCAGTAACACTACCTGAAAATGTCAAAGCTGAAACAACTGTTATTACAGTAACTGCAACTGATCTGGATGAAGGTGCAAATGGAGATATTGAATATGTGTTTGGTGGTAAAATTGACCGGAAAATATACGACATGTTTATCTTAGATAAAGACTCTGGTGAAATTCGAGTAAAGGGAGAAATTGACTTTGAGCAGATTGAGGTCTTTAAATTAGATGTCCATGCCACTGACAAAGGACAACCTCCAATGAGCACTGATTGCAGAGTGATAATCAAAGTTCTGGACGAAAATGACAACAAACCTGAAATAGAGGTGACGTCGCTGTCACAGATGGTGTCTGAAGACTCGAAACCCGGGACGGTGGTTTCTCTCATTAGTATTACTGACAGAGACGCTGGTTTAAACGGTAAAGTCATATGTCGTCTTTCAGATAATGTGCCATTCGAATTAAAACCGTCATTTCAAGATAACATGTACTCGTTAGTTTTGAAAAATCGTTTGGATCGAGAATTAGTGTCACATTATGACATTGAACTCACAGCGACAGACTGTGGGCAGCCTCCCCTGTCTACATTCAAAACTCTGAGTATTGACGTATCAGACGTGAATGACAACAACCCCCAGTTTCTGCAGAATCCAATCGAACTTTACCTGGTGGAAAATAATGTACCAGGAAATATTATATTTTCCGTGACAGCCACCGATAAAGACTTGAATGAAAACGCGGCTTTAACTTATAATATTGTGAGAGGGGAAGGTAGTCAAGTTAAAAATGCAGCATTTTTAAGTATTAACTCAGATAATGGACAAATATCAGCGCTGAAAAGTTTCGACTTTGAGACCGTGAAAACTTTCCAGTTCCTCGTTGTAGCGTCAGATTCTGGAACTCCGTCACTGAGCAGCAACGTCACAGTGAACGTGTTCATTCTGGATCAGAACGACAACGCTCCAGTAATCCTGTTTCCAGTCAGCTCCAACGGTTCTGCTGAAGGTGTGGAGGAGATTCCCCGCAATGTGAACGCTGGACACTTGGTGACTAAAGTCAGATCCTATGACGCTGATATAGGATATAACGGCTGGTTACTGTTTTCACTGCAACAAGTTACTGACCACAGTCTCTTTGGTTTGGACCGCTATACAGGACAGATCAGAACACTTCGCtcattcacagagacagacgaggCTGAGCACAAACTGCTCATACTGGTCAAAGACAATGGGAACGTGTCACTCTCAGCAACAGCTACTGTCATCGTCAAAGTCGTGGAGCCCAAAGAAGCTTTTGCAGCTTCTGATGTTAAAAGTTCAACAAAAGCAGATGAGGACAATAACGTGACTTTTTACCTGATGATAACTGTGGGCTCAGTTTCAGCTCTTTTTCTCGTCAGTATCATTGTGCTGATTTCAATGCAGTGCTCAAAGTCCACAGACTACACTTCTAAATATCTGCCAGAGCCTAATTATGATGGGACATTGTGTCACAGCATCCAGTACAGATCTGGAGACAAACGCTACATGTTAGTTGGACCCAGGATGAGTATAGGATCTACTATAGCCCCAGGAAGCCATGCCAATACACTAATGCTGCCTGACAGGAGGGGGATGTCTGGAGAGGTAAGAGcttga
- the LOC133011429 gene encoding protocadherin alpha-8-like, protein MDARAQTRRRNSNGFSLYLALLFLIGKRAVAEIRYSIPEEVKDGTVVGNAAKDLGLDINSLLERRFRVVSESKETFFDVNQDNGALYVHKKIDREELCQGSGACLIELKILVENPLEIHYVVVEITDVNDHAPSFPEKQQIFEIGEQTLPGKRFQLHTARDPDAGINSVRTYMLSSNDHFTIDIRQSDEDKIPFLVLKKSLDREQTIKHQLFVTASDGGKPPRSGTLNVSIIVLDANDNRPVFSQEIYQIEIQENVPVGTSVLKINATDPDEDSGGEIEYNLGKTVKKKVYDIFELDKLTGEIRVKGEVDYEENDVYKLDIEASDKGTPPLTGECRVIIKIKDVNDNPPVIEVTSLSDTVAEDSKPGTVISLISVRDKDSNINGKILSSIISDVPFQLQPSYKENTYSVITKGFLDREEVSHYEITIKATDGGDPPLSTFKTLSIQVTDVNDNSPRFSQNPLQFYLSENNVAGKSIFSVSATDSDLNDNAAVSYHIVRQGSKNDILSFLNVNPDNGHITALKSFDFETVKTFQFHVVASDSGTPSLSSNVTVNVFILDQNDNAPVILYPVSPNGSAEGVEEIPRNVNAGHLVTKVRAYDADIGYNGWLLFSLQEVTEHSLFGLDRYTGQIRTLRSFTETDEAEHKLLILVKDNGNVSLSATATVIVKVVEPKEAFAASDVKSSTKADEDNNVTFYLMITVGSVSALFLVSIIVLISMQCSKSTDYTSKYLPEPNYDGTLCHSIQYRSGDKRYMLVGPRMSIGSTIAPGSHANTLMLPDRRGMSGEVRPCISI, encoded by the coding sequence ATGGATGCTAGAGCGCAGACTCGAAGAAGGAACTCCAACGGCTTCTCCTTGTATTTGGCTCTACTGTTTCTTATCGGAAAACGAGCTGTGGCAGAAATAAGGTACTCGATTCCAGAGGAGGTAAAAGACGGAACTGTGGTCGGAAATGCTGCGAAGGATCTTGGCCTTGACATCAATTCTCTGTTAGAAAGACGGTTCCGTGTCGTTTCTGAATCTAAGGAGACGTTTTTTGATGTAAACCAGGACAATGGGGCTCTGTACGTTCATAAGAAAATAGACCGAGAGGAGCTCTGTCAGGGCAGTGGTGCTTGTTTAATAGAGCTTAAGATCCTCGTTGAAAACCCATTGGAAATTCACTACGTGGTTGTAGAAATTACTGATGTGAACGATCACGCTCCCAGTTTTCctgaaaaacagcaaatatttGAAATAGGTGAACAAACGCTGCCAGGAAAGCGATTTCAGTTGCACACTGCCCGTGACCCGGATGCTGGAATTAACTCGGTTCGCACATACATGTTATCATCAAATGATCACTTCACGATAGATATTCGTCAAAGCGATGAAGATAAAATACCATTTTTAGTGCTGAAAAAGTCACTGGACAGAGAACAGACAATAAAACACCAGCTTTTTGTTACAGCGAGTGACGGAGGTAAACCTCCGAGATCAGGTACACTTAACGTTTCCATTATTGTTCTTGACGCTAATGACAATCGCCCTGTATTCAGTCAGGAGATTTATCAAATTGAAATACAGGAAAATGTTCCAGTCGGTACATcagtattaaaaataaatgcgACGGATCCAGATGAAGACAGCGGTGGCGAAATTGAATACAACCTTGGAAAAACTGTGAAGAAAAAAGTCTATGATATTTTTGAATTGGACAAATTAACTGGAGAGATCAGAGTAAAGGGAGAAGTGGACTATGAAGAAAACGACGTTTATAAACTTGATATTGAGGCATCCGATAAAGGAACACCTCCGCTGACAGGTGAGTGTAGAGTCATTATTAAGATTAAAGACGTCAACGATAATCCCCCTGTAATAGAAGTGACGTCACTGTCAGATACAGTGGCTGAGGATTCAAAACCTGGAACAGTTATTTCACTTATAAGTGTGCGAGACAAAGACTCaaatataaatggaaaaatACTTTCAAGTATAATCTCTGACGTTCCGTTTCAGTTACAGCCGTCGTACAAAGAGAACACTTATTCGGTTATTACGAAGGGATTTTTGGATCGAGAGGAGGTGTCACATtatgaaataacaataaaagcTACCGACGGCGGTGACCCTCCCTTGTCCACATTTAAAACTCTCAGCATTCAGGTGACAGACGTTAATGACAACAGTCCTCGATTCTCCCAAAACCCATTACAGTTTTATCTGTCGGAAAATAATGTTGCTGGAAAGTCGATTTTCTCTGTGAGCGCAACGGACAGTGATTTAAATGACAATGCAGCTGTTTCCTATCATATAGTCAGACAGGGGAGTAAAAACGATATATTGTCTTTCCTAAATGTAAATCCTGATAATGGACACATCACAGCACTAAAAAGTTTCGACTTTGAAACGGTGAAAACTTTCCAGTTCCACGTTGTAGCGTCAGATTCTGGAACTCCGTCACTGAGCAGCAACGTCACAGTGAACGTGTTCATTCTGGATCAGAACGACAACGCTCCAGTCATCCTGTATCCAGTCAGCCCCAACGGTTCTGCTGAAGGTGTGGAGGAGATTCCCCGCAATGTGAACGCAGGACACTTGGTGACTAAAGTCAGAGCCTATGACGCTGATATAGGATATAACGGCTGGttactgttttcactgcaggaaGTTACTGAACACAGTCTCTTTGGTTTGGACCGCTATACAGGACAGATCAGAACACTTCGCtcattcacagagacagacgaggCTGAGCACAAGCTGCTCATACTGGTCAAAGACAATGGGAACGTGTCACTTTCAGCAACAGCTACTGTCATCGTCAAAGTGGTGGAGCCCAAAGAAGCTTTTGCAGCTTCTGATGTGAAAAGCTCAACAAAAGCGGATGAGGACAATAATGTGACTTTTTACCTGATGATAACTGTGGGCTCAGTTTCAGCTCTTTTTCTCGTCAGTATCATCGTGCTGATTTCAATGCAGTGCTCAAAGTCCACAGACTACACCTCTAAATATCTACCAGAGCCTAATTATGATGGGACACTGTGTCACAGCATCCAGTACAGATCTGGAGACAAACGCTACATGTTAGTTGGACCCAGGATGAGTATAGGATCTACTATAGCCCCAGGAAGCCATGCCAATACACTAATGCTGCCTGACAGGAGGGGGATGTCTGGAGAGGTAAGACCATGTATCTCTATTTAA
- the LOC133011432 gene encoding protocadherin gamma-A11-like, protein MGQRRGIYAWLVAFRFSVMLSCVMRVSAQIKYSVPEEVKVGSIVGNVAKDLGLDITSLDERRFRIVSGTEDSQFEVHQDNGVLYVRKSIDREELCESASPCVINLKMVAENPMEIHYVAVEIVDVNDHSPSFQEEEKILEMFESTVSGKRFQLPTARDPDVGINTVRVYKLNHNEYFSIRERGEDKTPFLALQKSLDREKHNEHKLVLTAVDGGNPPRSGTLNVTVIVLDSNDNHPIFSQELYSVTVPENVKAETSVITVTATDLDEGANGYIEYSFGGEQDPKINDMFMLDKDTGEIRVKGEIDFEKNEVFKLDVHATDKGQPPMSTDSRVIIKVLDENDNKPEIEVTSLSQMVSEDSKPGTVVSLISITDRDAGLNGKVICSLSDNVPFELKPSFQDNMYSLVLKNRLDRELVSHYDIELTATDCGQPPLSTFKTLSIDVSDVNDNNPKFLQNPIELYLVENNVPGNIIFSVTASDKDLNENAALIYNIVRGEGSQIKNAAFLSINSDNGQISALKSFDFETVKTFKFHVVASDSGTPSLSSNVTVNVFILDQNDNTPVILYPVSSNGSAEGVEEIPRNVNAGHLVTKVRAYDADIGYNGWLLFSLQEVTDHSLFGLDRYTGQIRTLRSFTETDEAEHKLLILVKDNGNVSLSATATVIVKVVEPKEAFAASDVKSSTKADEDSNVTFYLMITVGSVSALFLISIIVLISMQCSKSTDYTSKYLPEPNYDGTLCHSIQYRSGDKRYMLVGPRMSIGSTIVPGSHANTLMLPDRRGTSGEVRNVLILNYCIVY, encoded by the coding sequence AAAGACGAGGAATATACGCCTGGTTGGTGGCCTTCCGTTTTTCTGTGATGCTGAGCTGCGTGATGCGGGTTTCAGCTCAGATCAAATATTCTGTTccagaggaagtgaaggtgggATCTATTGTTGGAAACGTCGCAAAGGATTTAGGGCTCGACATCACTTCATTGGACGAAAGACGCTTTCGTATCGTCTCCGGAACCGAAGATTCTCAGTTTGAAGTCCATCAAGACAATGGCGTGTTGTATGTGCGTAAAAGCATCGACCGAGAGGAGCTCTGTGAAAGCGCTTCGCCGTGTGTAATAAACCTGAAAATGGTCGCTGAGAATCCGATGGAAATACATTATGTGGCAGTGGAAATCGTTGATGTCAACGATCATTCACCAAGTTttcaggaggaagaaaaaatattagaaatgtTTGAGTCTACTGTTTCCGGTAAACGCTTCCAGTTACCAACCGCTCGTGATCCCGATGTTGGCATCAATACAGTACGTGTTTATAAATTAAACCATAACGAATATTTTAGCataagagagaggggagaggacaaGACACCATTTCTAGCTTTACAAAAGTCTCTAGATCGGGAAAAGCACAATGAGCACAAACTGGTACTGACAGCGGTTGATGGTGGAAATCCTCCGAGATCAGGGACTCTTAATGTCACCGTCATAGTCTTAGATTCAAATGATAATCATCCTATATTTAGCCAAGAATTGTATTCAGTAACAGTACCTGAAAATGTCAAAGCTGAAACAAGTGTAATTACAGTAACTGCAACCGATCTGGATGAAGGTGCAAATGGATATATTGAATATTCGTTCGGCGGCGAACAGGACCCGAAAATAAATGATATGTTTATGTTAGATAAAGACACTGGTGAAATTCGAGTAAAGGGAGAAATTGATTTTGAGAAGAATGAGGTTTTTAAGTTAGACGTCCATGCAACTGACAAAGGACAACCTCCAATGAGCACTGATAGCAGAGTGATAATCAAAGTTCTGGACGAAAATGACAACAAACCTGAGATAGAGGTGACGTCGCTGTCACAGATGGTGTCTGAAGACTCGAAACCCGGGACGGTGGTTTCTCTCATTAGTATTACTGACAGAGACGCTGGGTTAAACGGTAAGGTCATATGTAGTCTCTCAGATAATGTGCCATTCGAATTAAAACCGTCATTTCAAGATAACATGTACTCGTTAGTTTTGAAAAATCGTTTGGATCGAGAATTAGTGTCACATTATGACATTGAACTCACAGCGACAGACTGTGGGCAGCCTCCCCTGTCTACATTCAAAACTCTGAGTATTGACGTATCAGACGTGAATGATAACAACCCTAAGTTTCTGCAGAATCCAATCGAACTTTACCTGGTGGAAAATAACGTGCCAGGGAATATTATATTTTCCGTGACAGCTTCAGATAAAGACTTGAATGAAAACGCGGCTttaatttataatattgtaAGAGGGGAAGgaagtcaaattaaaaatgcagcaTTTTTAAGTATTAACTCAGATAATGGACAAATATCAGCGCTGAAAAGTTTCGACTTTGAAACCGTGAAAACGTTCAAGTTCCACGTTGTAGCGTCAGATTCTGGAACTCCGTCACTGAGCAGCAACGTCACAGTGAACGTGTTCATTTTGGATCAGAACGACAACACTCCAGTCATCCTGTATCCGGTCAGCTCCAACGGTTCTGCTGAAGGTGTGGAGGAGATTCCCCGCAATGTGAACGCAGGACACTTGGTGACTAAAGTCAGAGCCTATGATGCTGATATAGGATATAACGGCTGGttactgttttcactgcaggaaGTTACTGACCACAGTCTCTTTGGGTTGGACCGCTATACAGGACAGATCAGAACACTTCGCtcattcacagagacagacgaggCTGAGCACAAGCTGCTCATACTGGTCAAAGACAATGGGAACGTGTCACTCTCAGCAACAGCTACTGTCATCGTCAAAGTTGTGGAGCCCAAAGAAGCTTTTGCAGCTTCTGATGTGAAAAGTTCAACAAAAGCAGATGAGGACAGTAATGTGACTTTTTACCTGATGATAACTGTGGGCTCAGTTTCAGCTCTTTTTCTCATCAGTATCATCGTGCTGATCTCAATGCAGTGCTCAAAGTCCACAGACTACACTTCTAAATATCTACCAGAGCCTAACTATGATGGGACACTGTGTCACAGCATCCAGTACAGATCTGGAGACAAACGCTACATGTTAGTTGGACCCAGGATGAGTATAGGATCTACTATAGTCCCAGGAAGCCATGCCAACACACTAATGCTGCCTGACAGGAGAGGGACATCTGGAGAGGTAAGAAATGTTTTGATTTTGAATTATTGTATAGTATATTAA